In Lates calcarifer isolate ASB-BC8 linkage group LG4, TLL_Latcal_v3, whole genome shotgun sequence, a genomic segment contains:
- the kcnj9 gene encoding G protein-activated inward rectifier potassium channel 3: protein MALENSVFPSRPDSLSLPVEEKGEGEEVEVATEVTASTGVFNLSEELGHVVTTETAPSPPTSAKVSRSFQAKLAEREAKANQTRKKTQGTEKERGRFGWARTRRKRQRYVEKNGRCNVQHGNMRETYRYLTDIFTTLVDLNWRCSLFVFVMAYAVTWLFFGAIWYLIAYCRGDLDHLEDETWTPCVNNVNGFISAFLFSIETETTIGYGHRVITDQCPVGTMLLLLQAILGSMVNAFMVGCMFVKISQPNKRAETLVFSKHAVISLRDDKLCLMFRVGDLRSSHIVGANMRAKLIKSKQTQEGEFIPLDQTDISVGFETGDDRLFLVSPLVISHEIDAHSPFWDMSQAQLEKEDFEIVVILEGMVEATGMTCQARSSYLAEEVLWGHRFSPMMSLAEGFFDVDYGAFHHTFEVDTPSCSARELSLAAARLDAHLYWSISSRLDEEPTLANQAAKQPDSSSANSKGGEPTFIVGEMTDIQEQSGLGELNGSVATDQSESEA from the exons ATGGCGTTGGAGAACTCGGTCTTCCCCTCCCGCCCAGACTCCCTCTCGCTCCCCgtggaggagaagggggaaGGGGAAGAAGTGGAGGTGGCCACCGAGGTCACCGCCTCCACTGGAGTCTTCAACCTGTCAGAGGAGCTGGGCCACGTCGTCACCACAGAGACGGCGCCGTCCCCTCCGACCTCGGCCAAGGTCAGCAGGTCGTTCCAGGCCAAGCTGGCCGAGCGGGAGGCCAAAGCCAATCAGACCCGGAAAAAGACCCAGGGGacggagaaggagaggggacgATTCGGGTGGG CCCGGACTCGGCGTAAGAGGCAGCGCTATGTGGAGAAAAACGGTCGATGCAACGTGCAGCACGGTAACATGCGGGAGACTTACCGCTACCTGACCGACATCTTCACCACGCTGGTGGACCTCAACTGGCGCTGCTCGCTCTTCGTCTTCGTCATGGCGTATGCTGTCACATGGCTCTTCTTCGGGGCCATCTGGTACCTCATAGCCTACTGCAG GGGTGATCTGGACCATCTGGAGGATGAGACGTGGACGCCGTGCGTCAACAACGTCAACGGCTTCATCTCGGCCTTCCTCTTCTCCATCGAGACAGAGACCACCATTGGCTACGGCCACCGCGTCATCACTGACCAGTGTCCGGTGGGcaccatgctgctgctgctgcaggccATACTGGGGTCAATGGTCAATGCCTTCATG GTCGGCTGTATGTTTGTGAAGATCTCACAGCCCAACAAACGAGCCGAGACGCTGGTGTTCTCCAAACACGCCGTCATCTCTCTGAGGGACGACAAGCTCTGCCTGATGTTCAGAGTTGGCGACCTGCGCAGCTCCCACATCGTAGGGGCCAACATGAGGGCCAAGCTCATCAAGTCCAAACAGACTCAGGAAG GTGAGTTCATCCCTCTGGACCAGACGGACATCAGCGTGGGCTTCGAGACGGGCGACGATCGCCTCTTCCTCGTCTCGCCGCTGGTGATCTCCCATGAGATTGATGCGCATTCACCCTTCTGGGACATGTCCCAGGCccagctggagaaggaggaCTTTGAGATTGTGGTCATCCTAGAGGGAATGGTTGAAGCCACCG ggatgaCATGCCAGGCGAGGAGCTCCTATCTAGCGGAGGAGGTGTTGTGGGGTCACAGGTTCAGCCCGATGATGTCTCTGGCAGAGGGTTTCTTTGACGTTGACTACGGAGCCTTTCATCACACATTTGAG GTGGACACGCCCTCCTGCTCAGCCCGAGAGCTCTCATTGGCTGCAGCCAGACTCGATGCTCACCTCTACTGGTCCATCTCCAGCAGGCTGGATGAGGAGCCCACCCTGGCCAACCAGGCGGCCAAGCAGCCGGACAGCAGCTCGGCCAACAGCAAAGGAGGGGAGCCGACGTTCATTGTCGGGGAGATGACCGACATTCAGGAGCAATCAGGACTGGGCGAGTTGAACGGGAGCGTTGCCACCGACCAGTCCGAATCAGAGGCCTAG